One window of Mesorhizobium sp. WSM4904 genomic DNA carries:
- a CDS encoding pyridoxamine 5'-phosphate oxidase family protein, with translation MDKEIKNKIETLLDQHRVMTIATLRPDGWPQATTVGYVNDGLTLYFLCGLDSQKAANIARDDRVSLTIDHDAPQVMEITGLSMAARAQPVTDRTEAEKVLRMLPMKYPPQASLPGPMPTPEQVRIFRVMPSVISVLDYSKGFGHTDLVTC, from the coding sequence ATGGACAAGGAGATCAAGAACAAGATCGAGACGCTGTTGGATCAGCATCGGGTCATGACGATTGCGACCTTGAGACCCGACGGTTGGCCGCAGGCGACGACCGTCGGCTACGTCAACGACGGCCTCACCCTCTACTTCCTCTGCGGCCTGGACAGCCAGAAGGCAGCGAACATCGCGCGGGACGATCGTGTGTCGCTGACCATCGACCACGACGCGCCTCAGGTGATGGAGATTACCGGACTTTCGATGGCGGCGCGCGCGCAACCGGTCACCGACAGGACCGAGGCCGAGAAGGTTCTGCGGATGCTGCCGATGAAATATCCGCCGCAGGCCTCGCTACCAGGCCCGATGCCGACGCCGGAGCAGGTCCGCATTTTTCGCGTGATGCCTTCAGTCATCTCCGTGCTCGATTACTCGAAGGGTTTCGGCCACACGGATCTGGTCACCTGCTGA
- a CDS encoding ABC transporter substrate-binding protein translates to MKRFVKIAASLAALVLSATGTAWAEPAKGGVIDVATIGEPPTLDPMASTADLVGIVTQHVYETLYTFDKDWGITPLLAADMPQISPDGLVYTIKLRTGVKFHDGSDMNSTDVVASLQRWMKVATRGKQAAEVIASVDKVDDNTVKITLKKPFAPLLALLSLNNAAAIIIPSENAGQDPLTSFVGTGPYMLKDRKPDQFIQLARFDGYKSRDGEPNGYGGARKQYLDEIRFVPVPDANTRVEGAVAGQFAYVDSLPVESFDKISGGKTAPVILKPFGWPVFVLNTKQGLNSDIRVRKAIQAALAPNDMLLAAFGSKDFFAADGALYPEGYAWHTDAGAEAYKPDGDTEAAAALLKEAGYDGKPLRILTSRQYEFHYKMAQVAAEYLKAAGFQVQLDVVEWATLTKNRTDPALWDIYITHSPFLPEPSLTGIMSDSSPGWWVSDRKHKVLGAFNAEPDPTKRVALFADVQKAVLDEVPAVKIGDFNALAAQAPTLKGVTPAPWPYFWNAYLEGK, encoded by the coding sequence ATGAAGCGCTTCGTGAAAATCGCTGCTTCGCTCGCCGCGCTTGTGCTCTCGGCAACGGGCACTGCCTGGGCCGAGCCCGCCAAAGGCGGCGTTATCGATGTAGCCACGATCGGCGAGCCGCCGACACTCGACCCAATGGCGTCCACGGCCGATCTCGTCGGCATCGTCACCCAGCACGTTTATGAGACGCTTTACACTTTCGACAAGGATTGGGGCATCACCCCGCTTCTCGCTGCCGACATGCCGCAGATTTCGCCCGACGGCCTCGTCTACACGATCAAGCTGAGGACAGGCGTGAAGTTCCACGACGGCAGCGACATGAATTCCACCGACGTCGTCGCGTCGCTGCAGCGCTGGATGAAGGTCGCCACCCGCGGCAAGCAGGCCGCCGAAGTGATCGCCTCGGTCGACAAGGTCGACGACAACACGGTCAAGATCACGCTCAAGAAACCCTTCGCTCCGTTGTTGGCGCTGCTGTCGCTGAACAACGCCGCCGCCATCATCATTCCGTCCGAGAATGCGGGGCAGGATCCGCTGACCAGCTTTGTCGGCACCGGGCCCTATATGCTGAAGGACCGCAAGCCCGACCAGTTCATCCAGCTTGCCCGCTTCGACGGCTACAAATCGCGCGACGGCGAGCCGAACGGCTATGGCGGCGCCAGAAAGCAGTATCTCGACGAGATCCGCTTCGTGCCGGTTCCCGATGCAAACACCCGCGTGGAAGGAGCGGTCGCCGGCCAGTTCGCCTATGTCGATTCGCTTCCGGTCGAATCCTTCGACAAGATCTCCGGCGGCAAGACCGCGCCCGTCATCCTGAAACCCTTCGGTTGGCCGGTTTTCGTCCTCAACACCAAGCAGGGACTGAACAGCGACATCCGCGTCCGCAAGGCGATCCAGGCAGCACTCGCGCCCAACGACATGCTGCTCGCGGCCTTCGGTTCCAAGGATTTCTTCGCCGCCGACGGCGCGCTCTATCCTGAAGGCTATGCCTGGCACACCGATGCCGGCGCCGAAGCCTACAAACCTGACGGCGATACGGAAGCCGCCGCTGCCCTGCTCAAGGAAGCCGGCTATGACGGCAAGCCGCTGCGCATCCTCACCAGCCGCCAGTACGAGTTCCATTACAAGATGGCGCAGGTCGCCGCGGAATATCTCAAGGCCGCCGGCTTCCAGGTCCAGCTCGACGTCGTCGAGTGGGCGACGCTGACCAAGAACCGCACCGATCCGGCACTCTGGGACATCTACATCACCCACAGCCCCTTCCTGCCCGAGCCGTCGCTGACCGGCATCATGTCGGACTCTTCGCCCGGATGGTGGGTTTCCGACCGCAAGCACAAGGTGCTCGGCGCCTTCAATGCCGAGCCCGATCCGACCAAGCGCGTCGCGCTGTTCGCGGATGTCCAAAAGGCGGTCCTCGACGAGGTGCCGGCGGTCAAGATCGGCGACTTCAACGCCTTGGCCGCCCAGGCGCCGACGCTCAAAGGCGTGACGCCCGCGCCATGGCCTTATTTCTGGAACGCCTATCTGGAAGGCAAATAA
- a CDS encoding type II toxin-antitoxin system HicB family antitoxin: MRYAVVIEKAENNFSAYVPDLPGCIATGATVPEVENEIRDAIRFHIEGLRADGLEVPKAVSLSEYVEA; the protein is encoded by the coding sequence ATGCGCTATGCCGTAGTAATTGAGAAAGCGGAAAACAATTTTTCTGCCTATGTGCCGGATTTGCCTGGCTGCATCGCGACAGGCGCAACAGTGCCTGAGGTGGAGAACGAAATCCGCGATGCAATTCGTTTCCACATAGAGGGTCTGCGCGCCGATGGGCTGGAAGTGCCCAAGGCAGTCAGCCTATCTGAGTACGTTGAGGCATAG
- a CDS encoding vitamin B12-dependent ribonucleotide reductase, with product MRIERRFTKPEKSAYAEIEFRKALSEIKNPDGSVVFRLDNIDVPAQFSQVAADILAQKYFRKAGVPARLKKVEENDVPSFLWRSVADEAELAKLPEAERYGSETDARQVFDRLSGTWTYWGWKGGYFKSEEDARAFRDELAYMLATQRVAPNSPQWFNTGLHWAYGIDGPSQGHFYVDPFTGKLTKSKSAYEHPQPHACFIQSVQDDLVNEGGIMDLWVREARLFKYGSGTGSNFSMLRGEGEKLSGGGRSSGLMSFLKIGDRAAGAIKSGGTTRRAAKMVIVDADHPDIEEFIDWKVNEEQKVASLVTGSKIVKKHLEAIMKACVNCEGNGDDCFDPALNTALKREIKAAKKDAVPENYIYRVIQFARQGYTSMSFKTYDTDWDSDAYLTVSGQNSNNSVSLKDNFLRAVEADGDWQLTARKDGKVLKTLKARDLWEKIGYAAWASADPGLHFNTTMNDWHTCASAGAIRASNPCSEYMFLDDTACNLASINLLPYRKEDGTIDIAAYEHTVRLWTVVLEISVMMAQFPSKEIAKLSYDYRTLGLGYANIGGLLMTSGIPYDSDEGRAICAALTAIMTGVAYSTSAEMASELGAFPDYDRNAQNMLRVMRNHRRAAYGDKDGYEKLAVNPVPLVAADLKQQALAEHARAAWDRAIELGEEHGYRNAQATVIAPTGTIGLVMDCDTTGIEPDFALVKFKKLAGGGYFKIINRAVPEALRTLGYSESQIAEIEAYAVGHGNLNQAPGINPSTLKAKGFTDEKIAALNAALKSAFDIKFVFNQWTLGADWVKETLGFTDEQLSDVSFEMLPALGFTRKDIDAANIHVCGAMTLEGAPFLKAEHLSVFDCASPCGKIGKRSLSIQSHILMMAAAQPFISGAISKTINMPNEATVEDAKNAYMLSWKLALKANALYRDGSKLSQPLNASLLADDDEDEDEVVEQLIAAPAAQRAVQVTEKIVERVVERLYRDREKLPNRRKGYTQKAVVGGHKVYLRTGEFDDGRLGEIFIDMHKEGAAFRAMMNNFAIAISLGLQYGVPLDEYVEAFTFTKFEPAGMVQGNDAIKNATSILDYVFRELAVSYLGRHDLAHVDQSDFDKTALGRGITEGKATPFSKGLYRGASPVKLVSGIGSDPKGFGGGSNPSSATTPARAAFAGSNVLALKPASDEALAYKRDYEERARELAEEMVEEEAEAAGSAEALFTDAAANEAAEAKKLAATRRQQSLLQGYTGNECSECHNFTMVRNGTCEKCDTCGSTSGCS from the coding sequence ATGCGCATCGAGCGTCGCTTCACCAAGCCAGAAAAGTCTGCCTATGCGGAGATCGAATTCCGCAAGGCCCTGTCGGAGATCAAGAATCCCGACGGCTCGGTGGTGTTCCGCCTCGACAACATCGACGTGCCGGCGCAGTTCAGCCAGGTCGCGGCCGACATCCTGGCGCAAAAGTATTTCCGCAAGGCCGGCGTGCCGGCGCGCCTGAAGAAGGTCGAGGAGAATGATGTCCCCTCCTTCCTGTGGCGCTCGGTTGCCGACGAGGCCGAACTTGCCAAGCTCCCCGAAGCCGAGCGTTATGGTTCGGAAACCGACGCCCGCCAGGTCTTCGACCGGCTGTCCGGCACCTGGACCTATTGGGGCTGGAAGGGCGGCTACTTCAAATCGGAGGAAGATGCGCGCGCCTTCCGCGACGAGCTCGCCTATATGCTGGCCACCCAGCGCGTGGCGCCGAACTCGCCGCAATGGTTCAACACCGGCCTGCACTGGGCCTACGGCATCGACGGCCCGAGCCAGGGCCACTTCTATGTCGATCCCTTCACCGGCAAGCTGACCAAGTCGAAGTCCGCCTACGAGCATCCGCAGCCTCATGCCTGCTTCATCCAGAGCGTGCAGGACGACCTCGTCAACGAGGGCGGCATCATGGACCTGTGGGTGCGTGAGGCGCGCCTGTTCAAATACGGCTCCGGCACCGGCTCGAATTTCTCCATGCTGCGCGGCGAAGGCGAGAAGCTCTCCGGCGGCGGCCGCTCGTCCGGCCTGATGAGCTTCCTCAAGATCGGCGACCGCGCCGCCGGCGCCATCAAGTCGGGCGGCACGACGCGCCGCGCCGCCAAGATGGTGATCGTCGACGCCGACCATCCCGACATCGAGGAATTCATCGACTGGAAGGTCAATGAAGAGCAGAAGGTCGCCTCGCTGGTCACCGGCTCCAAAATCGTCAAGAAGCATCTCGAAGCGATCATGAAGGCCTGCGTCAATTGCGAAGGCAATGGCGACGACTGCTTCGACCCGGCGCTGAACACCGCGCTGAAGCGCGAGATCAAGGCCGCCAAGAAGGACGCCGTGCCGGAGAACTATATCTACCGCGTCATCCAGTTCGCCCGCCAGGGCTACACCTCGATGTCGTTCAAGACCTACGACACCGATTGGGATTCGGACGCCTATCTCACCGTCTCCGGCCAGAACTCCAACAATTCGGTGTCGCTGAAGGACAATTTCCTGCGCGCCGTGGAGGCCGATGGCGACTGGCAGCTCACCGCCCGCAAGGACGGCAAGGTGCTGAAGACGCTGAAGGCCAGGGATCTCTGGGAAAAGATCGGCTATGCCGCCTGGGCGTCGGCCGACCCCGGCCTGCACTTCAACACGACGATGAACGACTGGCACACCTGCGCTTCTGCCGGTGCGATCCGGGCCTCCAACCCGTGCTCGGAATACATGTTCCTCGACGACACGGCCTGCAACCTCGCCTCGATCAACTTGCTGCCCTACCGCAAGGAAGACGGCACGATCGACATCGCCGCTTACGAGCACACCGTTCGCCTGTGGACCGTCGTGCTCGAAATCTCGGTGATGATGGCGCAGTTCCCGTCGAAGGAGATCGCCAAGCTTTCCTACGACTACCGCACGCTCGGCCTCGGCTACGCCAATATCGGCGGCCTGCTGATGACTTCGGGCATTCCCTACGACTCCGACGAGGGCCGCGCCATCTGCGCCGCGCTCACCGCGATCATGACCGGCGTCGCCTATTCGACCTCGGCCGAGATGGCCTCCGAGCTCGGCGCCTTCCCGGACTATGACCGCAACGCGCAAAACATGCTGCGCGTCATGCGCAACCACCGCCGCGCCGCCTATGGCGACAAGGACGGCTACGAGAAGCTCGCCGTCAACCCGGTGCCGCTGGTCGCTGCTGACCTGAAGCAGCAGGCGCTGGCCGAGCATGCCCGCGCCGCCTGGGACCGCGCCATCGAGCTCGGCGAGGAGCATGGCTACCGCAACGCGCAGGCGACCGTGATCGCGCCGACCGGCACGATCGGCCTGGTCATGGATTGCGACACCACCGGCATCGAGCCCGACTTCGCCCTGGTGAAGTTCAAGAAGCTCGCCGGCGGCGGCTACTTCAAGATCATCAACCGCGCCGTGCCGGAAGCGCTGAGGACGCTCGGCTATTCCGAAAGCCAGATCGCCGAGATCGAGGCCTATGCGGTCGGCCACGGCAACCTCAACCAGGCGCCTGGCATCAACCCCTCCACGCTCAAGGCCAAGGGCTTCACCGACGAGAAGATCGCGGCGCTCAACGCTGCGCTGAAGTCGGCCTTCGACATCAAGTTCGTGTTCAACCAGTGGACGCTGGGCGCCGACTGGGTGAAGGAGACGCTCGGCTTCACCGACGAGCAGCTCTCAGACGTCTCCTTCGAGATGCTGCCGGCTCTCGGCTTCACCAGGAAGGATATCGACGCCGCCAACATCCATGTCTGCGGTGCGATGACGCTGGAAGGCGCGCCCTTCCTGAAGGCCGAACATCTTTCGGTGTTCGACTGCGCCAGCCCCTGCGGCAAGATCGGCAAGCGTTCGCTGTCGATCCAGAGCCACATCCTGATGATGGCCGCGGCGCAGCCTTTCATCTCGGGCGCCATCTCCAAGACCATCAACATGCCGAACGAGGCGACGGTCGAGGATGCCAAGAACGCCTACATGCTGTCCTGGAAGCTGGCGCTGAAGGCCAACGCGCTCTATCGCGACGGCTCGAAGCTGTCGCAGCCGCTCAATGCCTCGCTGCTCGCCGATGACGACGAGGATGAGGACGAGGTCGTCGAGCAGCTGATTGCCGCACCCGCCGCCCAGCGCGCCGTGCAGGTGACGGAAAAGATCGTCGAGCGCGTGGTGGAGCGGCTGTACCGCGACCGCGAGAAGCTGCCGAACCGCCGCAAGGGCTACACGCAGAAGGCCGTCGTCGGCGGCCACAAGGTGTACTTGCGCACCGGCGAATTCGACGACGGCCGCTTGGGCGAGATCTTCATCGACATGCACAAGGAAGGTGCGGCCTTCCGCGCGATGATGAACAACTTCGCCATCGCGATCTCGCTCGGCCTGCAATATGGCGTGCCGCTCGACGAGTATGTCGAGGCCTTCACCTTCACCAAGTTCGAGCCGGCCGGCATGGTGCAGGGCAACGACGCGATCAAGAACGCGACGTCGATCCTCGACTACGTGTTCCGCGAGCTTGCCGTCTCTTATCTCGGCCGGCACGACCTCGCCCATGTCGACCAGTCGGACTTCGACAAGACCGCGCTCGGCCGCGGCATCACCGAAGGCAAGGCGACGCCCTTCTCCAAGGGCCTCTATCGCGGCGCCTCGCCGGTGAAGCTGGTCTCGGGCATCGGCAGCGATCCCAAGGGCTTTGGCGGGGGTTCAAATCCCTCCTCCGCTACCACTCCTGCCCGCGCCGCCTTCGCCGGTTCCAACGTACTGGCGCTGAAGCCGGCGAGCGACGAGGCCTTGGCCTACAAGCGCGACTATGAGGAGCGCGCCAGGGAACTGGCCGAGGAGATGGTGGAAGAGGAAGCCGAGGCCGCCGGCAGCGCCGAGGCGCTCTTCACCGACGCTGCCGCCAACGAGGCCGCCGAGGCGAAGAAGCTCGCCGCGACAAGGCGTCAGCAGTCGCTGCTCCAAGGCTACACCGGCAACGAATGCTCGGAATGCCACAACTTCACCATGGTGCGGAACGGCACCTGCGAGAAGTGCGATACTTGTGGTTCGACGAGCGGGTGCAGCTGA
- a CDS encoding YbhB/YbcL family Raf kinase inhibitor-like protein yields the protein MPLTLTSPAFADGDPIPERFTRDGENVSPPLKWSGIPDGTRSLVLVVDDPDAPRGTFGHWAVFNISPDVEQLAEGADGKPGTEALQQGKNDFGNASYDGPDPPVGHGVHHYHFRLAALDVPSLGIPGQTGIKEIWKEARRHAIEAAELVGTYEHAA from the coding sequence ATGCCACTGACACTGACCAGTCCTGCGTTCGCCGACGGCGATCCCATCCCCGAACGTTTTACCCGCGATGGCGAAAATGTTTCTCCGCCTCTGAAATGGTCGGGGATCCCTGACGGGACCAGGAGCCTCGTTCTCGTCGTGGACGACCCCGATGCACCACGCGGGACGTTCGGTCACTGGGCGGTGTTCAACATTTCGCCCGACGTCGAGCAACTTGCCGAAGGCGCGGACGGAAAGCCGGGAACCGAAGCACTCCAGCAAGGGAAGAACGACTTCGGCAACGCCTCCTACGATGGCCCGGACCCGCCGGTAGGGCACGGAGTTCACCACTACCATTTCCGGCTGGCGGCTCTCGATGTGCCGAGCCTCGGCATTCCCGGCCAGACCGGCATCAAGGAAATCTGGAAGGAGGCTAGGCGCCATGCGATCGAGGCGGCGGAACTCGTGGGCACATACGAACATGCCGCCTGA
- a CDS encoding phosphodiester glycosidase family protein — protein sequence MDLATLLQSVPLLATLVKSALPAAVGATLSAGQWLAALPPCRNLTFETATYLVCETDPRQFSIELFWKNKDGDLYRSLHNLRTAEQAAGRTMLFGINAGMYHPDLAPVGLYVEQGRQVTPAKTGAGTGNFSMQPNGIFYLSGGKAGVRATRDYLKRPPRVDYATQSGPMLVIDGRLHPKFQAGSPSRKIRDGVGVRADGVAVFAISNDVVTFHEFARLFRDELGCPNALFLDGSISSLYAPAIGRNDDFWNLGPMIGVFRRGG from the coding sequence ATGGATCTTGCGACGCTACTGCAATCGGTGCCCTTGCTGGCAACGCTGGTGAAATCGGCGCTGCCGGCCGCCGTCGGCGCGACTTTAAGCGCCGGGCAATGGCTGGCGGCGCTGCCGCCGTGCCGCAACCTGACCTTCGAGACCGCGACCTATCTCGTCTGCGAGACCGATCCGCGGCAATTTTCGATCGAGCTGTTCTGGAAGAACAAGGATGGCGACCTCTATCGCTCGCTGCACAATCTGCGCACGGCCGAGCAGGCGGCCGGGCGCACAATGCTCTTCGGCATCAATGCCGGCATGTATCATCCGGACCTCGCGCCGGTGGGACTCTATGTCGAACAGGGCAGGCAGGTCACGCCCGCAAAAACCGGGGCCGGCACCGGCAATTTCTCCATGCAGCCGAACGGAATATTCTATCTCAGCGGCGGCAAGGCGGGCGTTCGCGCGACGAGGGACTATCTGAAGCGTCCGCCGCGTGTGGATTACGCGACCCAATCGGGGCCGATGCTGGTCATCGACGGCAGGCTGCATCCGAAATTCCAGGCCGGCAGCCCATCGCGAAAAATCCGCGACGGCGTCGGCGTGCGGGCCGACGGCGTCGCCGTCTTTGCCATCTCGAACGACGTCGTGACATTCCACGAATTCGCGCGCCTGTTCCGCGACGAGCTTGGCTGCCCGAACGCGCTGTTCCTCGACGGCTCGATATCGAGCCTCTATGCGCCGGCCATCGGCCGCAACGACGATTTCTGGAATCTCGGTCCGATGATCGGCGTGTTCAGGCGAGGTGGCTAG
- a CDS encoding TIM44-like domain-containing protein: MSKSRTIKVASIFLILLMALGSVSIGTAEARMGGSFGSRGSRTFQAPAPTKTAPYTAPVTRSMTPNTTQSIPPSQSFPGQARPGFWNGFGGGFVGGLVGGLLFNGLFGMMLGHGFGGIGGGFSFIFQLLLIGGLIMLAMRFFSRDNAAPANMRSSGFPFGQQGWGGSQPSYPSRTTGLGAAGASGADEIGITDTDRDAFERILGDVQTAFSREDHQGLRRLTTPEMVSYLSEELADNATHGLKNDVTNLELLEADIAEAWREGSRDYATAAMRWQAIDVMRNRQTGAVEKGDPKNPVEATELWTFTREAGGPWLLSAIQDASN; the protein is encoded by the coding sequence ATGTCAAAATCACGGACGATCAAAGTCGCGTCGATCTTCCTGATCCTGCTGATGGCGCTCGGAAGTGTGTCCATAGGCACCGCCGAGGCGCGCATGGGCGGCAGTTTCGGCAGCCGCGGCAGCCGTACTTTCCAGGCCCCGGCACCGACGAAGACCGCGCCCTATACCGCGCCTGTAACGCGCTCGATGACGCCGAACACCACCCAGTCGATACCGCCGTCGCAGTCGTTTCCCGGCCAGGCGCGACCGGGATTCTGGAACGGGTTTGGCGGCGGCTTCGTCGGCGGGCTGGTCGGCGGACTGCTCTTCAACGGCTTGTTCGGCATGATGCTCGGCCATGGCTTCGGCGGCATCGGCGGCGGCTTCAGCTTCATCTTCCAGCTGCTGCTGATCGGCGGCCTCATCATGCTGGCGATGCGGTTTTTCAGCCGCGACAATGCCGCGCCGGCCAATATGAGAAGCTCCGGCTTTCCGTTCGGCCAGCAAGGCTGGGGAGGTTCCCAACCCAGCTACCCATCCCGCACCACGGGTTTGGGCGCGGCCGGCGCATCCGGCGCTGACGAAATCGGCATCACGGATACCGACCGGGACGCGTTCGAACGTATCCTCGGCGACGTGCAGACCGCGTTCAGTCGCGAGGATCACCAGGGATTGCGAAGGCTGACGACGCCCGAGATGGTCTCCTATCTTTCGGAGGAGCTCGCGGACAACGCGACGCATGGCCTCAAAAACGACGTGACCAATCTCGAGCTGCTGGAAGCCGACATTGCGGAGGCGTGGCGAGAAGGCTCGCGCGACTACGCCACGGCGGCAATGCGCTGGCAGGCCATCGATGTCATGCGCAATCGCCAGACCGGCGCTGTCGAAAAGGGCGATCCGAAAAATCCGGTCGAAGCGACCGAATTGTGGACTTTTACACGCGAGGCTGGCGGCCCGTGGCTGCTGTCCGCAATCCAGGACGCATCCAACTGA
- a CDS encoding undecaprenyl-diphosphate phosphatase: protein MTDVCTQGLDTGFVGLGYAKVAFLGIVQGITELLPISSTAHMRIVPAVLGWQDPGSAFSAAMQLAALAAVISYFWSDVREVAVGSLSALARRDYANRYFRLAIGIVLATVPIVIVGLALSGVLNACNSPLRGLAVIGLSCIVMAVLLALSEIYASHRLTLDKVSVLDALLVGVAQVGALIPGVSRSGSTLTAALGLGYARPEAARLSFLLGLPAIALAGLKELWELHKIHLGAYGWSVLAVGLVVASISAFFAIWGLMRVLERFSAWPFVVYRGLLGVVLLISVAAGWLS from the coding sequence ATGACCGACGTCTGCACTCAAGGGTTGGACACCGGCTTTGTCGGCCTGGGCTATGCCAAGGTGGCGTTTCTCGGCATCGTCCAAGGCATCACCGAATTGCTGCCGATCTCTTCGACGGCGCATATGCGCATCGTGCCGGCCGTGCTGGGCTGGCAGGATCCGGGTTCCGCCTTCTCGGCCGCCATGCAGCTTGCGGCCCTTGCCGCGGTGATCAGTTATTTCTGGAGCGATGTCAGGGAAGTCGCGGTGGGTTCGCTGTCGGCGCTTGCGCGGCGCGATTACGCCAACCGCTACTTTCGCCTGGCGATTGGCATCGTGCTTGCGACGGTTCCGATCGTCATCGTCGGCCTTGCGCTTTCCGGCGTGCTCAATGCCTGCAATTCGCCGCTGCGTGGACTGGCCGTGATCGGCTTGTCCTGCATCGTCATGGCCGTGCTGCTTGCGCTCTCCGAAATCTATGCCAGCCACAGGCTTACACTCGACAAGGTCTCGGTGCTCGACGCCTTGCTTGTCGGCGTTGCCCAGGTGGGCGCGCTCATTCCTGGCGTCTCGCGCTCGGGTTCGACGCTGACGGCGGCGCTGGGCCTTGGCTATGCCCGGCCGGAGGCCGCGCGGCTCTCCTTCCTGCTCGGCCTGCCGGCGATCGCGCTTGCTGGCCTGAAGGAGCTTTGGGAACTGCACAAGATTCACCTCGGTGCATATGGCTGGTCGGTCCTGGCCGTCGGCCTCGTCGTCGCCTCGATCTCGGCCTTCTTCGCCATATGGGGCCTGATGCGCGTGCTCGAGCGCTTTTCCGCCTGGCCCTTCGTCGTCTATCGCGGCCTGCTGGGCGTCGTGCTCTTGATCAGCGTCGCTGCCGGCTGGCTGAGCTAG
- a CDS encoding VOC family protein, with the protein MIDHITIEVSDLAKSKLFYEKAFLPLGYRLSFGKEGVFWAFDVGNGCLFEIQCTGEKPPLTHLHVAFRVKSKAEVDAFYRTALETGAADNGAPGPRPDYAEHYYACFVLDPDGYNIEAMINEA; encoded by the coding sequence ATGATTGATCACATCACCATCGAAGTCAGCGACCTCGCCAAGAGCAAGCTATTCTACGAAAAGGCTTTTTTGCCTCTGGGCTATCGCCTCTCCTTCGGCAAGGAAGGCGTGTTCTGGGCCTTCGATGTCGGCAATGGCTGCCTGTTCGAGATCCAGTGCACCGGCGAGAAACCGCCGCTCACCCACCTGCATGTCGCCTTCCGGGTGAAGAGCAAGGCGGAGGTCGATGCGTTTTATCGGACGGCGCTCGAGACCGGCGCGGCGGACAACGGCGCGCCCGGGCCGCGTCCGGACTATGCGGAGCACTACTACGCCTGCTTCGTGCTCGATCCCGATGGGTACAATATCGAGGCGATGATCAACGAGGCGTAG
- a CDS encoding GH25 family lysozyme — protein MRIPSVVSFVLAALCLAGCSSTSGVDALQVPSSETTSSVVRPSAPVTKAMRTVDTETTVEAASMSGAARIKPPAPLLDEDNARPGDENSRLDAENSRPGDENSRPFGLAEEETVAFPAPDLPDSVEPPVEAAALVSPPKRLSRAAPAMLASPVTRYAFRDAKPINFGRSSPRHLAVHGVDVSRWQGDINWGKLRAQGANFAYIKATDGGDHLDPMFMRNWRGADAAGLKRGAYHFFYWCRTAGEQADWFIRNVPKVEGALPPVIDVEWNGDSSCRRRPSREKVLEKMQVFMDKLERHYGQRPIIYTSPDFYRDNLRGAFPDYPFWLRAVAAHPSKVYPGRNWLFWQYSGSGLSHGVRGRVDLNVFHGDERQWRAWLGGGQMVADAD, from the coding sequence ATGCGGATTCCTAGCGTCGTCAGTTTCGTGCTCGCAGCGCTTTGCCTTGCCGGCTGCTCGTCCACGTCGGGCGTCGACGCCTTGCAGGTGCCGTCCAGCGAGACGACAAGCTCCGTCGTGCGGCCGAGCGCGCCGGTGACGAAGGCCATGAGGACGGTTGACACCGAGACAACAGTCGAGGCCGCGTCGATGTCGGGCGCTGCGCGTATCAAGCCGCCGGCGCCGCTGCTTGACGAGGACAATGCGCGTCCCGGCGACGAGAACTCGCGCCTTGACGCCGAGAACTCGCGTCCCGGCGACGAGAATTCGCGCCCCTTCGGCCTCGCCGAGGAAGAGACGGTCGCGTTCCCCGCGCCGGACCTGCCGGACAGCGTCGAGCCGCCGGTCGAGGCGGCGGCGCTCGTCTCGCCGCCGAAGCGGCTGTCGCGCGCTGCACCAGCCATGCTCGCCAGCCCGGTCACCCGCTATGCGTTCCGCGATGCCAAGCCGATCAATTTCGGCCGGTCTTCGCCCCGGCACCTTGCGGTGCACGGCGTCGACGTCTCGCGCTGGCAGGGCGACATCAACTGGGGCAAGCTGCGTGCCCAGGGCGCCAACTTCGCCTATATCAAGGCAACCGATGGCGGCGATCATCTCGATCCGATGTTCATGAGGAACTGGCGCGGCGCCGACGCTGCCGGGCTGAAGCGCGGCGCTTATCACTTCTTCTACTGGTGCCGCACCGCGGGCGAGCAGGCCGACTGGTTCATCCGCAACGTGCCGAAGGTCGAGGGCGCGCTGCCGCCGGTGATCGACGTCGAGTGGAACGGCGACTCCTCGTGCAGGCGGCGGCCGTCGCGCGAAAAAGTGCTGGAGAAGATGCAGGTGTTCATGGACAAGCTGGAGCGCCATTACGGCCAGCGGCCCATTATCTACACCAGCCCCGACTTCTACCGCGACAATCTGCGCGGCGCCTTCCCGGACTATCCGTTCTGGCTGCGCGCGGTGGCCGCGCACCCGTCAAAGGTCTATCCGGGCCGCAACTGGCTGTTCTGGCAGTATTCGGGCTCCGGCCTGTCGCATGGCGTGAGGGGGCGCGTCGACCTCAACGTCTTCCACGGCGACGAGCGGCAGTGGCGTGCCTGGCTGGGCGGCGGCCAGATGGTCGCCGACGCGGATTGA